The Deltaproteobacteria bacterium genome contains the following window.
CTCAACGCAAAGATTTAGCTGAGTGTGTGCTTTCAGGCCGGCAGGGGCTGGGCAATCTCGAGTATCGTCTTACTTTGGGCATACAGGCCTTGACCGATGGTTACTCAAAGCTTAGTTTGCCCACGGTTTCCCTAGAAAAATCAAGATATTGGAGCGCCCTTATGGCTGGCTGGTGGCAGAAAATAATTCCGAGTAAAAACGACCGCGAACTTAAGCGAATCAGTGGGATGGTCGATCAAATTGCTTCCCTGGAAGCAAAGTTCAAAGCTCTGCCCGATGCGTCTTTGCAGTCCAAGTCGACTGACCTGCGCAACCGCTACCTTGAGGCCTACAAGGGTTTCGGTGGGGATCCAGAAAGCCGGTTTACCTACACGCCTACGCCGGAGGCTTTTAAGCTTGAGCGAAAGCGCATCGACGATTCGCTAAACCCGCTTTTACCGGAAGCGTTCGCGTTATGCCGTGAGTCTTCCGTGCGTGTGTTGGGAATGCGTCATTACGATGTGCAAATGGTCGGTGGTATTTCTCTGCACGAAGGCCATATTTCGGAAATGAAAACCGGAGAAGGTAAAACTCTGGCCGCAACCCTTCCTGTTTATCTCAACGCTCTGGCACACCGAGGTGTTCACGTCATTACGGTGAACGAGTACTTGGCTACACGAGATGCTGAGTGGATGGGGCAGGTCTATAATTTCTTAGGTCTCGATGTAGGAACGGTTGTGCACGGCCGCTCCGATCAGCAACGCCAAGCCGCTTATAATGCGCATGTCACTTACGGAACCAACAGCGAATTTGGTTTCGATTACTTACGTGACAACATGAAGCTCTTTTTGGATGACTACACGCAACGTGGTCACCACTTTGCAATTGTGGATGAGGTCGATTCGATTCTTATTGATGAGGCGAGAACGCCTTTGATTATCAGTGGACCGGCTGAAGATAATACAGAGAAGTATCTGCGCATTGATAAAATTATCCCCGGACTTCGCCGTGAGCAAGATTACTCAGTTGACGAGAAGAGCCGCACGAGCGTTCTTACGGAAGCCGGTATCACCGCAGTCGAAAAACGTTTGAATATTGATAACCTGTATATGCCGGACAACATCGAGCTCTTGCACCACGTGAATCAGGGCCTTCGCGCGCACACGCTCTTTCGCCGCGATGTGGATTACATGATTCAAGAAGGCAAAGTGAAAATCATTGATGAGTTCACGGGCCGGGTTTTGGATGGACGACGTTGGTCCGATGGTTTGCACCAGGCGGTTGAAGCCAAAGAAGGTGTGAAGGTTGAGAACGAGAACCAAACGCTCGCAACCATCACATATCAAAACTATTTCCGAATGTATCTTAAGCTTGGCGGTATGACGGGTACGGCGGAAACTGAGGCGGAAGAATTTGCGAAAATCTACGATCTTGAATGCTTGGTGATTCCAACCAACAAGCCGATAGCAAGACTTGATGAAAACGATTTGGTTTTCAAAACAGAAGAAGAAAAATTCGAAGCCATTGCCGATGAGATCATGGACCGAAGCAAGCGTGGTCAGCCATGCCTAGTCGGTACGGTGAGCGTTGAAAAGTCGGAAGTGTTGTCGCGAGCTTTGAAGCGCCGCAAAATTGGTCACGCCATTTTAAACGCGAAGTATCACGAACGAGAAGCTGAGATTGTAGCTCAGGCAGGCAGTAAGAGTGCTGTCACCATTGCGACCAACATGGCGGGCCGTGGTACAGATATTCTCTTGGGCGGTAACCCTGATTTTCTAGCAAAGCAGGCTGCAGGTGATGCAGAGGATGCAGACGGTGAACTTTTTACCAAGCATCTTGAGCAGACGACCGCAACATGCGCCAAAGAAAAGCAGGAAGTCCTCGATGCCGGCGGCCTTTGTATCATTGGTACAGAGCGCCACGAATCACGACGAATTGATAATCAGCTTCGCGGACGTGCTGGCCGGCAAGGTGACCCGGGTTCATCTCGCTTTTTCGTCTCTCTTGAAGATGACCTCATGCGTATTTTTGGCGGCGACAAGATTAAAGGTTTGATGGAACGTCTGGGTATGGAAGAGGGCGAAGTCATTGAGCACAAGTGGGTTAATAAGAGTATTGAGAATGCTCAGCGAAAAGTTGAAGGACACCACTTCGATATTCGTAAGCACTTACTTGAATACGATGACGTCATGAACGAGCAACGTAAATCGGTTTATCAGCTTCGACGCAGCGTCATTGGCGCAGGTGTTGATGAGACTGAAGAGTTGGTGCTCGATCTGATTGAAGAAGTGGTGATTCAGATGGTGGGCCGATGTTGCCCGGCCAAGACCCATTTTGACGAATGGAACATCGATTTACTCGAAGAGCTCGTTCGAGACCAATTTGGTATTGAAGCTCAAATTGGAGAACTCACAGAGCTTAGCCGTGAAGAACTCGAAAACCGGATTTATACCACCGTTGAGACGATGGTGAATCAGAAAATTGCAGACTATTCCAAAGAAGGTTTCTATGGCGTAGCTCGAGTGATTTACTTGCAAACCATCGATTCGCTCTGGAAAGGGCACCTTCGGGCGATGGATCATCTACGTGAAGGTATTAGTCTGCGCGGGTATGCTCAGAAAGATCCAAAGCAGGAATACAAGAAAGAAGGTTACAACCTTTTTGCCAGTATGATGGCGGCCATTGCGGGAGATGTTCTGCAGAAGGTTTCTCGGGTTGTTATTACCACCGAGACGCAGGAAGATTACGAAGCAAGACTCGAAGCACGTCGGACCAAGCAATTGCGTGACCAGCAAATGCGAAAAGGGCCGGCGCAGAAAAAAGCTGAGAAGCCGCAAACGGTGAAGCGCCAGACAGCGAAAGTAGGGCGTAACGATCCGTGTCCATGCGGCAGTGGGAAGAAGTTTAAGAAGTGCTGCGGACAAAACAATGATATCCATCCATGATCCTATTCACGGAACCATCGATGTAACGCCCATTGAAATTAAGCTGGTGGACTCTCGTCCATTTCAGCGCTTGCGACATATTAAGCAACTGGGTTTTTCTCATCTGGCATTTCCTGGCGCGACTCATACCCGGTACGCCCACAGTTTAGGCGCCATGCAAATGGCAACGACTATGGCTGAGAAGATTATGGAGCCTCTCAAGCTTTCGCGGCTTGAGCATGTCCGTCTTCGTCAAATGCTGCGTCTCGCGGTTTTGTTTCACGATATCGGGCATGCGCCCTTCAGCCATGTTACCGAGCGCGTAATGCCATCAGTGGCAGCATTGAATATCGGCGACTGGGTTAACAATGCTTCCCGTCAAGCAACCCATGAAGATTACACTGTGAAGTTGTTGGTGGATTCCGAGCTTACGGATTTGATTCATCGGCAGGTTGGAGACCTCGATATCAGCGGTGAAGTGTTGGCAGCGCTGGTTATGGGAACTGAACCTCCGGGGCAAAGCGGAGCGTTTATTTTCGACGGTAAGAATCTTCTGCCTTTGATGCACCAAATAGTCTCTGGCGAGATGGATGCAGACCGCATGGATTATCTGCGCCGCGACGCATATTGCTGCGGAGTTAGTTACGGCCAGTTTGACCATATGTGGTTAACGGCCAACCTTACAGCGGTTGAAGAAGCGGGGAAGTGGCAACTTGCTTTGAAGCATCGCGGTGTTTGGGCATTCGAGAACTTCTTGTTGGCGCGTTATCATATGTTTTTGGCGGTTTACCTCCACCACACGCCCGTTTGCTTTGATAATATGTTGGGACGATTTTTTGAGTCGGGTGAATATGAGCTGCCAGGTGATACCGAAGGCTATTTGCAAACGGACGATGTGCATCTCACCTATCATTTACGTCAGTCTACGGACCGCTGGGCACAATGCGTTGCTAATCGCAGGCCTTATCGAATGCTGGTTGAGCAGCATAATTTTGGACCTGAGCCTGTCGACTCTGAGCTGGATTTGAGGCTGAAGGCTGCGAACGTGAACTATTTCAAGAGCCGCAGTAAGAGCGTACTTTCAAAATATGTCCGTGGATCTCAAAAATCGACACCACTGATGGTCTTAGAGCCAGAGATTGGTCGTATCAGCCCCATTGAGCAATACACGCCTTTGTTTGAACGATTTGCGACAGTGACGGGCGTGAACCGGGTTTATTGTGAGCCAAGTAAATACAAAGAAGCCCTACAGATTCTTACTTCTGTGAAGACCGATTTGGGCCAGCTGCCTTTGTTTTAGGAAAAGAGGTCCAGCTGAGGCGCTAAGACGCCAAGCTCTTCGAGCTGTTCTACGCGTTGGCCAAGTGGACCTAAGCGCCGGGTCGATGTTTGCAATGCATAGTCTGCAATATCAGAACCGATAAAGTTTCGTCCCTCCTGAAGAGCGGCTTCGCCCGTGGCGGCAGAGCCCATAAATGGATCTAAAATCATTTCGCCGCTTTGGGTACTTTGTTCAATCAATACTTTGATGAGGTCGGCTGGTTTTTCAGTAGGGTATCCATTGTGAATGCGCTTTTGCGCCAGGATGTCTGGAATCGATAGATTGTTGAGTTTGCGCTTACCTTTTTCAAAGAACAAGATGAACTCGTAACGGGCCCTGTAGTGATAGCCCATGCCAATGGCGCATTTATCCCAAACCAATGGTTTCCAGAATTTAAAGCCGGCTTGTTCCGCTGCGGGCTTGGCCGCAAACATCGTTTCTTGATCGCAGAACAAGTAGAAGTGCCGATCCTTTTTAAGGACCCGGTACATCTGCTGCATCAGCTCTGGGAAAGAACTATTTGGAATCACCGAGAACCAAACATTGCTGGAAGCATCGCTTTTTTTCAGCCGGGTGGTGGTGCCAACGGACCGGTGTTTTTCCAAGGATTCGTAGGGAGGATCGGTAATGATGCAGTCTATGGACTCGTCACCAAGTGTGGGTAAGAGTTCAAAGGCACTTGTTTGGTGAATCGAAAATGAGTTTTGAGTCATGCTTCAACCTCTGCATACCGCCGTTTATCTATGGGCGCGTGTCCTACACCTTGAGTACGCTTTTGGCGGAATCACGAATTATTGTCCAGAACTCTTGGTTGAATCTGTCGGGCGATTGATCGACAATTTTAATTATGAACCCGCATGATTTTGCAAAACGAAACCCTGGTTTTATCACCCGTGATCAGGTGGTGAACCAACCGGACCGTTCAGGTCGTGGGCTGAGCAGTGAGCAGAAATCTCCTTTTATTAGTACTGGCTTACAATCGGTCGATGATGCGATGCGGGGAGGCTTTGCCAGAGAGTGCATGACTCTTATTGCCAGCCGCCCGCGCGTGGGTGCAACATCCTTATTGATAGGTTCCGTGTTGGCCGCTTTGAACAAGAGGCTGAAGGTTGCCTACTATTCTGATCGTTTAAACCAACGTCAGCTGCGTGGCCGTTTGATTTTGCGTGCCTCAGAGGTCAACGGGTACCGAATTCAAGCAGGCTTGATGACAGATAAAGAAGAGTATGCGCTGGATAAAGCTCGCGACGACATTGGGTGGGATAATCTTTTGATGCATTGCCGTAAAGAGGTGTTGCTCGAGGAGGTCTTATCTCAGTGCGTACGCAACCCACCAGACTTATTGATTGCGGATTTTAGGCCGCATGATGCTTCGGGTTCATCGAAGGCGGGGTTTCGAAGCTACGAACAGGGCCTACGAGATATCGCTCGTCAGGTAGCAAAGTGTGGCAGCGCTGCAGTGGTGCGCCAGGTGCTTCCAAAAGGAAATCATGCGCCGGATCGAATTGAGTTACCGGGTCTCGGTAGTATCACCAGTATTTTTG
Protein-coding sequences here:
- a CDS encoding HD domain-containing protein; translated protein: MISIHDPIHGTIDVTPIEIKLVDSRPFQRLRHIKQLGFSHLAFPGATHTRYAHSLGAMQMATTMAEKIMEPLKLSRLEHVRLRQMLRLAVLFHDIGHAPFSHVTERVMPSVAALNIGDWVNNASRQATHEDYTVKLLVDSELTDLIHRQVGDLDISGEVLAALVMGTEPPGQSGAFIFDGKNLLPLMHQIVSGEMDADRMDYLRRDAYCCGVSYGQFDHMWLTANLTAVEEAGKWQLALKHRGVWAFENFLLARYHMFLAVYLHHTPVCFDNMLGRFFESGEYELPGDTEGYLQTDDVHLTYHLRQSTDRWAQCVANRRPYRMLVEQHNFGPEPVDSELDLRLKAANVNYFKSRSKSVLSKYVRGSQKSTPLMVLEPEIGRISPIEQYTPLFERFATVTGVNRVYCEPSKYKEALQILTSVKTDLGQLPLF
- a CDS encoding site-specific DNA-methyltransferase, whose protein sequence is MTQNSFSIHQTSAFELLPTLGDESIDCIITDPPYESLEKHRSVGTTTRLKKSDASSNVWFSVIPNSSFPELMQQMYRVLKKDRHFYLFCDQETMFAAKPAAEQAGFKFWKPLVWDKCAIGMGYHYRARYEFILFFEKGKRKLNNLSIPDILAQKRIHNGYPTEKPADLIKVLIEQSTQSGEMILDPFMGSAATGEAALQEGRNFIGSDIADYALQTSTRRLGPLGQRVEQLEELGVLAPQLDLFS
- the secA gene encoding preprotein translocase subunit SecA; its protein translation is MAGWWQKIIPSKNDRELKRISGMVDQIASLEAKFKALPDASLQSKSTDLRNRYLEAYKGFGGDPESRFTYTPTPEAFKLERKRIDDSLNPLLPEAFALCRESSVRVLGMRHYDVQMVGGISLHEGHISEMKTGEGKTLAATLPVYLNALAHRGVHVITVNEYLATRDAEWMGQVYNFLGLDVGTVVHGRSDQQRQAAYNAHVTYGTNSEFGFDYLRDNMKLFLDDYTQRGHHFAIVDEVDSILIDEARTPLIISGPAEDNTEKYLRIDKIIPGLRREQDYSVDEKSRTSVLTEAGITAVEKRLNIDNLYMPDNIELLHHVNQGLRAHTLFRRDVDYMIQEGKVKIIDEFTGRVLDGRRWSDGLHQAVEAKEGVKVENENQTLATITYQNYFRMYLKLGGMTGTAETEAEEFAKIYDLECLVIPTNKPIARLDENDLVFKTEEEKFEAIADEIMDRSKRGQPCLVGTVSVEKSEVLSRALKRRKIGHAILNAKYHEREAEIVAQAGSKSAVTIATNMAGRGTDILLGGNPDFLAKQAAGDAEDADGELFTKHLEQTTATCAKEKQEVLDAGGLCIIGTERHESRRIDNQLRGRAGRQGDPGSSRFFVSLEDDLMRIFGGDKIKGLMERLGMEEGEVIEHKWVNKSIENAQRKVEGHHFDIRKHLLEYDDVMNEQRKSVYQLRRSVIGAGVDETEELVLDLIEEVVIQMVGRCCPAKTHFDEWNIDLLEELVRDQFGIEAQIGELTELSREELENRIYTTVETMVNQKIADYSKEGFYGVARVIYLQTIDSLWKGHLRAMDHLREGISLRGYAQKDPKQEYKKEGYNLFASMMAAIAGDVLQKVSRVVITTETQEDYEARLEARRTKQLRDQQMRKGPAQKKAEKPQTVKRQTAKVGRNDPCPCGSGKKFKKCCGQNNDIHP